The Streptomyces durmitorensis genome contains the following window.
GGGTGACGATCGTGGCCTGGCGGTACACCTCGGCGGCGAGCCTGCCGTGGAAGGAGGTGAGCAGCGCCCGCGCGGGTGCGCTCAGCGCCTCGTCGCCGGTCGCGAGGTAGTGCGCCCTCAGCTGTATGCCGTACTCGGTGACCAGGAGCGGCACCCCGGAGAAGTGCTTGGCGAGGAGGCCGGGGATGGCCGCGGGGCCGCCGGACGTGGCGTGGCACAGGTCCACCGCGCCGAGGTCGTCGTCGCCGTACCAGTCGAGGGAGAGCGGCCGCAGCGCGCGCTCCAGGAGGCCCGCCACGGCAAGGAGGTCGGGTACGCGTGCGGTGCGTGCGGCGCGGAGTGCGCCCGGCGCGCGGCACGCGCCCTCCAGGGCGCGCACGGCCGCTTCGGAGCGCAGTGCGCCGACGAGGCCGCCCTGGTCCCCGGCCAGTTCGGCGAGGCCGTAGAGCGCACTGCCGAAACGGTCCGCCAACGCGTCACGGCTGCCGGAGGCCCCCACGGCGGAGCCCGCCCCGGAGTCGCACACCACCGCGGCCAGTTCGCCGAAGCACTCCACGAAGCGCCGCCGCGCCCGGCGTCCGTACCCGGCGCCGAAGGCGACGCCGTCGTCGTCGTCGACCGTCCACAGGGGCGCCGTGCGCACGCGGTTCACCTGGGGCGGCAGCTCGATCCAGCCCTGCGCCTCCTGCCGCTCGCTGCGGCTGAGGGCGTAGACGTCGAATTCGTGCTGCCCGAGCCCGCGCACGAGCCGGTCGCACCAGAGCCTGGCGTCACCGCTCACATACGGATAGCCACCCTCCGTAAGCAGTCCGATGCGCACGCGTACACCCCCGATCTCCCATATGGAGAGCCGCCGTTGGACCAGCGGCTCGCAGCGGGACGAACGTATGCGGACATGCCGGTGGCGTGATGGACGGTTGTCCATCACGCCACCAAAGGGGTGAACGGCCGTAACTTTCCCGTGCCGGTTGCGTTCTGTCGCGCTATGACACCCGGAGAGCGCTCTTTCGCTACGGAGCGTTAAGCTGCGGCCAGCTCCCTGCGGGCCGTGCGGCGCTGCGCCGCGGCCTCCGGGTCGAGCGCGGGCACGGCGGCCAACAGCTGTTTGGTGTAGGCCTGTTGAGGCGAGCCGTAGACCTCGTCGACGGACCCCTGCTCGACGATCCGCCCCTGCCGCATCACCGCGACCCGGTCGCTGACCTGGCGCACCACCGCGAGATCGTGCGCGATGAAGACGAGCGCGAGGCCGTACTCCTCCTGCAGTTCGGCAAGGAGCGCGGTCACTTGTGCCTGGGTGGTCACGTCGAGCGCGGACACCGGTTCGTCGCACACGATGATCCGCGGCTCGGCGGCGAGGGCCCGCGCGATCCCGACGCGCTGGCGCTGGCCACCACTGAACTCGTGCGGATAGCGCCCGTAGTACGCCGGATCGAGCCCGACGCGCTCCATGAGGTCGCGCACGCGAGCGCGCACCACGGAATCGTCGCCCTCGCCCCGCGCGCGCAGCGGATCGGCGATGGACTCCCCGACGCCGCGGCGTGGGTTGAGCGAGGAGACGGGGTCCTGGAACACCATCTGCACACCGGCCCGAGTGCCACCGCCCGGCTTCTCCGTGCCCCCGCCATGGCGGATCTCCCCCGCCGAAGGTTCGAGCAGCCCCACCAGCATCCGCCCGAGGGTGGTCTTGCCGCTGCCGCTCTCCCCCACGATCCCGAGTGTCTCTCCCCTGCGGACGGTGAGCGACACCCCGTCCACGGCGGCGAACGCGCGCTTGCCGCGCCCGAACTCCCGCCGCAGACCGACCGCTTCGAGGACCACCTCACCCTGCGCGCGCGAGACCGCCTCGCGCGGCGCGTCGACCCGGGGCACCGCCCCGAGCAGCTCCCGCGTGTACGCCTCCTCGGGCGCCCCGAGGACCTCGCGCACGGGCCCGCGCTCGACGGCTCGCCCGTGCCGCATGACCAGGACGTCGTCGACGCTCTCCGCGGCGACGCCCACGTCATGGGTGACCAGGAGCAGTCCCATTCCCGTCTCGGCCCGCAGCGCGTGCAGCAGATCGAGTATCTGGGCCTGCACGGTGACGTCCAGGGCGGTCGTCGGCTCGTCGGCGATCAGGAGCTCGGGCTCACAGGCGAGCGCCATGGCGATCAGCGCGCGCTGCCGCATGCCGCCGCTGAACTCGTGCGGCCGGGAACGCGCCCTGCGGACGGCATCGGGGATCCCGACCCGGTCGAGCACCTCGACGGCACGCGCGCGTGCCGCCCGGCGCGAGGCCCCGGTGTGCACGCGGTACACCTCGGCGATCTGGTCGCCCACCCCGTAGTACGGGTCGAGGGACGACAGCGGGTCCTGGAAGACCATCGCCGCCGTCCCGCCCCGCAGCCGCCGCAGCTCCTCACCGGACGCTTCCTGTACGTCGATGCCGCCGACCCGCACCGTGCCGCCGACGCCGGCGCCGGTGCCTCGGTGGAGCCCGAGCAGCGCGGAGGCCACCGTGCTCTTGCCGGACCCCGACTCGCCGACGAGGCCGAGCGCGGCGCCCTTCTCCAGCGTGAAGGAGAGCCCGTCGACGGCACGGACGTCCCCGAAGTCGACCACCAGGCCGGTCACTTGGACGAGGCTCTGGACCGGGCTCATGAAAGGACCACCCTTCGGTCGGCCACCGCGTACAGGACGTCCGCGACGGCGTTGGCGAGCACCACGAAGAAGCCGGTCACCAGGACCATGCCGACCACGACCGGCAGATCGACGACCTTGACCGCGTGCACGAGTTCGCGCCCCATGCCGGGAAGGCCGAAGAGCGTCTCGCTGAGCACCGCGCCGCCGAACATCGATCCGAAGTCGTTGGCGCTCAGCGCGATGACCGGCGCGACCGCGCCCCGCAGTGCGTGCCTGCCGATGATCGAGCGCTCCCCGACGCCGTACGCACGGAAGGTCCGCACATGGTCGTCGGCGAGCGTCTCCAGCATCGAGGCGCGGGTGAGGCGCGCGTACTTGGCGGCCTCGATCAGGGCGAGGGAGAGCCAGGGAAGCAGCAGGTTCCACGCCCACTGCTGGGGGTCGTCGGTGAACGCGACGTACTGCGGGAAGGGCAGCCAGTTCAGCTGCCCGCAGACCACGATCATCAGCAGCAGACCGATGACGAAGACGGGCGTGGCCGTGCCCGCGAGCGTGACGGCGGTCAGGACGCGCTCGGTGACGCGCCCGCGCCGCCAGGCGGAGAGGACTCCGGTGCCCACCCCGAGGATCAGCCACATCACCATGGCGCCCAGCGCGAGCGATCCGGTGACCGGCAGCTTCGCCAGGATCAGCTGGGTGACCTGCTGGTCGCTCTGGTAGGAGAGCCCGAGGCAGGGGGCATCGCAGTGCTCCACGCCCGTGCCCGTCGAGTAGTCCTGGCCGACGAAGATGCCCTGAAGGAAGTCCCAGTAGCGGACGTACACCGGGTCGTCGAGCCGCAACTGCGCGGAGACCTGCGCCACTTGGGCCGGCGAGCAGCGCGGGCCGCAGGTGATCTGCGCGACGTCGCCGGGAGCGACGTAGAAGACCGCGTAGATGATCACGGAGATGGCGAGCAGCGTGACGAGTGCGCCCACCGAGCGCCGCAGGAGGAAGCCGGTCATGCCGTGCAGAAGGCCTGTCATGCCTTGCCGAAGGCCGCTCATGCCTTGTCGGAGGCCGCTCATGCCTTGCCCTCCCGCTTCCGCCCGGTCCCGATCCGCAGCCGCGACGCGGCCCGTGGATCGAGCGCGGTCCGCACGCCGTCCCCGAGGACGGTCAGCGCGAGCACCGTCACGAACAGCGCGCCCGCCGGAAGCAGTAGGTACTGCGGCGCCGCCTGGTACCAGATGTCGGCCGAGGTCAGCATCTGCCCCCAGGACGCGGTCGGCGGTTTGACGCCGACGCCGAGGAAGGAGAGCGCGGCCTCCACGGTGATGTTCATCGGGACGAGCAGCGCCGCGTACGTGATGACGGGGGCGGCGAGCCCCGGCAGGAGTTCGCGGCGCGCGATGCGCCAGGTGCTCCAGCCGCTGAGCCGGGCGGCGGCCACGTAGTCGAGCTCCTTCAGGGTGATGGTCTGCGCGCGCACGATCTTGGCCGTGCTGCCCCAGGCGACGAGCCCGATGACCAGGGCCACCAGGACGGGGCGCGGGAAGCCGCTGGGCACGATCGCCATCAGGGCGAGCGAGAGCACCATCAGCGGCATGGCGACGATGACGTCGGTGGCGCGGCTGAGCACTTGGTCGACCAGGCGGTTGCCGAGCCCGGCCGCGATGCCGATGCCGACGCCGAGCAGCACCTGCACGAGCGTCGCGGCGAGCGCGACGCCGAGGGAGACGCGTGCGCCGTGGACGAGGCGGGCGAACAGGTCGCGCCCGGTCTGGGGTTCGACACCGAGCCAGTGCTCGGCGCTGATCCCGCCGAACGAGCCGATGGGCACGCCGCCGCGCCCTGAGTCGATGAGGTCGGGATGGTACGTACTGGGGTCCTGGCCCTCGATGGCGGTGAGCAGCGGCGCGCCGAGCGCGACCAGGACGAGAAGCGCCACGACGGACGCCGCGACGAGGGCGGCACGCTGCGCACGCAGCCGCCGCCAGAACTGACGGGCACCGGAAGTCGGGGCGGGCGCCGCAGCGCCCGTCCCCGCCTCCGAGGCCAACAGGGCCTCGCTCATGGTGAGTTGACCGATCTCCTGGTGGCTTGACCGATCGCCCTACTTGACCGCGACCTGGGAGATGTCCAGGACGCCCGTCCAGTCGCTGATCACGATGTTCTTGACGTCCTTGCCGTACAGGCGCTTGTAGACCGGGTGGAAGAGCGGCACGGTCAGGGCCTGCTCACCGATCTTCTTGTCGAGGGCGCCCCAGCGCTTGGCCGCCGCATCGAGGTCGGTGAGCTTGTTGATCTCGTCGATCTCGTCGTTGACCGACTTGTCGTCCAGGAAGCCGGTGTTGAAGTTGGCGCCGTCCTTCACGATCTGCCGCCCGTCGAAGATCGGGGCGAGGAAGGGGCCGCCGGAGGGCCAGTCGGCACCCCAGTGGGCGAGGAAGAGACCGGGCTCGTCCTTGGCGCTGTGCACCTTGTCCTTGTAGTCGTTGTCCTCAAGTCCCTCCAGCTTGACGGTGATCCCGGCCTTCTTCAGGGCGTCCTGGATCGCGGTGGCGATCTCCGGGCTCGTCTCGAAGTCCTTGGCGTTGGAGTGGGTCAGCGTGATGGTGAGCCCGTCCTTGTGACCGGCCTCCTTCAGGAGCTCCTTGGCCTTCTTCGGGTTGCCGGCCTTGCCCGCCGGGAAGTGGTCGTACTTCGTGTATCCGAAGGACTTCTGGTTCGGCAGATACGTCGTCGCGGGCTCGGCGAGCGAGGAGCCGCCCGCGGCGTTGACCACCGACGAGCGGTCGACGGCGTACGAGATGGCCTGGCGCACCTTCGGGTCGTCGAAGGGCTTCACCTTCGGGTTGAAGGCGAGGTAGTTCGTGTATCCGAAGTGCCCGGTGCCGACGCGCGAGGCAAGCGCCTTGTCGCCGGTGACCTTGGCGAGTTCGGCGGGGCCGAGGTTCGTGTCGGTGGTCACGGCCGCGGCGTCCGCGCCCTGGCCCGCCGAGAGCCGCTGGTTGATGACGGACGAGTTGAGGCCGGACCGCACGTCGATCTTGTCCGGGTAGGCCTTGCGCTCGGGGTCGGTCTTCGCCGACCAGTGCGGGTTGCGCTCCAGGGTCAGGCGCTCGCCGTCGTTCTCGTTCTTGACGACCTTGTACGGGCCCGAGGAGATCGGGTGCTCCTCGTACTTCGTGCCCTTGTCCTTGCTCTTGGGGACGGGCGTGAACTGCGTCTGCGTCGCCAGATAGGGGAACTCGCCCTCCGGCTTGTTCAGATGGAAGACGATAGTCCGCTCGTCGGGCGTCTCGATCGACTCAAGCCCCTTGCCGCTCTTGTCCTTGTAGGGCCCGGCGTACTTGTCGCCGCCGATCAGCCAGTCCCTCAAGTAGGGTGCGCCACCGGAGAGTTCACCGGCGAAGGAGCGCTCGATGCCGTACTTGACGTCGGCGGAGGTGATGGGCGAACCGTCCTCGTACTTGAGCCCCTTCTTCAGGGTGTACGTCCACACCGTGGCGTTCTTGCTGGACTTGCCGAGGTCCGTGGCGAGGTCCGGCACGACCTCCGAGCCCTTGGCGCCGTCCTCGCGGTTGCGGGTGGTCAGGGTGCGGAAGACGAGCGAGGGGACGTTGCCGCCGCCGGAGGTGTAGAGCCGTGCGGGGTCGAAGTCGACCTGCGGGTCGCTGTTGAGGACGGTGAGCGTGCCGCCCTTGGCGGGCTTGCCGTCGGCGCCGCCGCTCCCGGCGTCGTTGTCCTCGGGGCCCGCGCAGGCGGCGGCGCCCGCTGCCAGGACGAGGCTGACGGATGCCGCTGCCACACGGCGGGCTATGACGGACGATTGACGCATGGGAAAGGACCTCTCGGAGAATCAACAGGGGAAATGAGCAGAGCTCGCCCCGGGGTCGCCGATGAAGGTCAGTCAGGACCGCAAAAGGTGCACAGGGTACACAAGGTGCACAAGGTCCGGAGAGAAAGCGACGCACGCGCCAGGGGCGGGCGTCAGCAACAGTGGATGTCGGACACGCAGAGCGCGGTCACGCCAAAGAGCGCCAGCTCAAGGGCTGCGCGCGAGGAGGCGTGACGAGGCGACATGCGGAGAAATATGAACGAACTTGTCGCGGATGTCAAAGCTGCGGCCGACTCCGCCGATCGAGAAGCGACCGCATGCCGGTCACTTCCGTCTCAACTCTTGGGAAACGCCCAGGGGTTGGCCTTGCACTTGATTCCGTCGTGGTCGAGGAACTTCGTCTGCTGCTGCATGACGGGCGCGAGGTCGCCGTCCTTCGTGCAGTCCGTGTGGTTGAAGCCGAGCCGGTGACCGACCTCGTGGTTGATCAGCATCTGCCGGTACGGGTGGATGCGGTCGCCGTAGGTCTTGGCGCCCTGCGCCCACCGATAGGCGTTGATCATGACGCGGTCCGTCGCCGCGGAGTCGCAGGAGACGTTCTCCTCCAGGGTGTCGAGCCCTGACTTCGCGCACCAGGTCCCGGTCGTCCCCGGACTCGCGAGCGTGATGACGAAATCGGGCTTCCCCGAAGATATTCGCTCGAAGGTGCGGCCTCCGCCGTGCGCCCAGCTCCGGTCGTCGTTCAGGGTCTTCTGCACGGCCGACGCGAACAGCTCGCCGTCGAGGCCCATCCCCTTCTCGACGTCGACGCGGTAGCGGAACTTCTGCCCCTTGCCGGGGGCCTTGTCGAACCCTGCCATGGCCTCGAAGTCGCCGGACGCCGTGAGCTTGGCGTCGAGCGGGTACTTCTTGGCCATCTTCGTCTCGTACGTCGCCGGGGCGGACTCAGGAGGCGTGGGCCTGTCGTCCGAGCGGGACGCGTCCTGGCCCGCGTCGCGGGCGCCCTGGCCCTTCGCGGCCTGCGTCTTGGGAGCGGAATCCTTCGGCCCGTCGGTCACCTGGCCGGCCACGACGACCGCGAGGACGGTGGTGACAGCGGCGGCGGCTATCCCGGTGAAGGTGCGGCCCTTGCCGCCTCCCTTGCCGTCCCTGGCCTCGCCGTCGGCTCCGTCGGCCCCACCGGAGCCGTGTGCTCCGTCGGCGCCGCCGGACCAGAGGTCTCCGTGCGCTTCCTCGTCCTCGTCGACCGCGCGGTCCCAGTCGGTGACGGAGGCGTACGGGTCGCGGGGCGGTTCACCGGCCCTCGTGGGCAGGGCTTCGGTCGCGCCGCCGCCCGCGAAGAGGTCCTCGTCGGCGAACTCCTCGCCGAACGCGTCCACGTACTCACGCCGTGGCCCCGGCACGCGGGGCGGCCCGGTGCGCGTGCCCGGCGCTCCGTAGGCGGCGCCCATCCGCGGCCCGCCGGATCCCCAGCCCCCGCCCGGCTCACGCTGCTCGGGGTGCCCGCCGCGGACGTGCGGCGTGCCGTGGGAAGGGGTGGCCTGGGGCATGCCGTGCGGCGGGGTGGCCTGCGGGACGCCGTGCGCGGGCGTGCCGCCGTCCCCCGGGGCGCGCCTGCGGCGTCCCGTTCCGGGACCCGGCGGGCGTGCGCCCTGCGGTGACGGTATGTCGTCGGTATTCGTGTTGCCCGTGTTGTCTGCGAGGTCGGCCGAACCCCGGCGGCTATGACGTCCCACTCGCCGCCTCAGCTCCCCGCGCCCGAATGACCGGATGCATGCAACTCGCCCGTCTCCGCGAGGAGTTCGCGGATCGCAGTGGCCACCGTATCCGGATACTCCATCATCGCCACATGCCCGGCGTCCGGCAGTGTCAGCAGCCGTGAGTCACGGAAGGCGGCGGCGGCCTTGCGGGCCATGCGGTACGAGACGAGCAGATCCCGGCCGCCGTAGATCAGCAGTGTCGGCGCGAGCACCCGCTCCGCCTGCCGCCACAGGCCGTGCTGCCCGCCCAGCGTGTACGCGTTCACGATCCCGCGCGCCGAGCGTGCCATCGCGTCCCACATGTACGGAAGGGCGAGCCTGCGCTCCATCTCCCGCACGGCCGCGCTGTACCCCTCGGGCGTGACCTGGCCCGGGTCGCCGTAGCAGAGCGCCATCACGCCGCTGACCCGCTGCTCGGGCGTCCAGTCCTTGGTGAGCCGGGTGAAGAGCCGGGCGACGCCGGGCACCGCGAGGAGACCGGTCGGCAGTGCCGTGCGCTGCACCCGCAGCTCGGGGAGCGCGGGCGAGATCAGCGTGAGGGTGCGGACCAGGTCGGGGCGGACGGCTGCGACACGGGTGGTGACCGCGCCGCCCAGCGAGTTGGCGATCAGATGCACCGGCCCGTCGTCGCGCGCGTCCAGATAGCGGATGACCGCGCGTGCGTGCCCGGTGACCGAGTAGTTGCCGTCGTCCGGCGGCGGCGAGTCGCCGAACCCCGGCAGGTCGAGCGCCGCGCAGTCGACGACGTCCTCAAGGAGCGGCATCAGGGCCGACCAGTTCTGCGAGGAGCCGCCGAGCCCATGGACGTACAGCGCGGGCGGAAGACCCTCGCGGACCGACGGCCTGGAACGCACCGAGAGCGTGAGCCCGGGGAGGGGGACCGAGTCGAGCCGCTCGCCCGCCGCGACCCCGACGGCACCCGGCTTGGGTGCGACGGAGGCGGCGATCACGTTCGGCAGCTCGGTCGAAGACATGCGGCAATGTTACGAGACGATCACACGGTGGTTCGTGTGTTCGCCGTCACAGATCCCGGCGATGTCGTGGAGAGATCGCATAGCGCCTGGTTCGACAGTCTCCTAGGCTCGTAAGAAGAGGCTCATAGAAGAGGGCGAACAGGGCACTCGCACCACTAGTCCGCCAGTCCGCTAGGGAAGAGAGCCACTATGACCGTCGACCCGTCCGACCCCGAGACCTTCGAGGCCGAAGAGAACGCCGCTATCAGCACCGAGGCGCCCGAGGCCGACAGCGCGGAGCAGCAGACCGACCTCACGCCTCACCAGGACGACTCCTTGCAGGACGCGGACACGGACGCGGCCAACGAGGCCGATCTGGCCGAGCAGGCCCGCGTGGTCAGCATCGACGAGGACGACTATCGCTGAGCTGCCCGTGTTTGCCCTGCTACGCACGGCTTTCACGGCCATCCAGTCCGTGAAATTCTCCGCTCGTACCGCGCACATCACGGTTACCGAAAAGTACGATGGCCGCGCGGCGCACACCGCACATTCACGATCATGGGAGGCGGCGTGACAGCCATCGAGCAGACAGAGGCAGCGCGCCCTCGGGGCACACGCCTGCCGCGTCGTGCCCGACGCAATCAGTTGCTGGGCGCGGCTCAGGAGGTCTTCGTCGCGCAGGGTTACCACGCGGCGGCGATGGACGACATCGCCGAGCGGGCCGGAGTCAGCAAGCCGGTGCTCTACCAGCACTTCCCCGGCAAGCTCGACCTGTACCTCGCCCTGCTCGACCAGCACTGCGAATCACTGCTGCAGTCCGTCCGCACGGCACTTGCCTCCACGTCGGACAACAAACTGCGCGTCGCGGCCACGATGGACGCCTACTTCGCGTACGTGGAGGACGAGGGCGGCGCCTTCCGCCTCGTCTTCGAGTCCGACCTCACGAACGAGGCCGCGGTCCGCGAGCGCGTGGACCGGGTCACGCTCCAGTGCGCGGAGGCGATCTGCGAGGTCATCGCCGAGGACACGGGCCTGCCCCGTGACGAGGCGATGCTGCTCGCGGTGGGCCTCGGCGGCTACTCACAGGTGGTCGCCCGGTACTGGCTCGCCAGCGGCAGCACGGTCCCGCGCGACAAGGCGGTGGAGCTGCTCACCTCGCTGGCCTGGCGCGGTATCGCGGGCTTCCCGCTGCACGGCCTGGAAGGCCACTGACCCCGGTTTCGCCTTCTCGCGTTCTGTTCCCGATCTCTGTTCGCTACTGGCGTGCAGCGGCGGAAGCATGGGCGTCGCTTCACCGGGCTAATGTGTGCTGAGTACGGCGCGGACGCCCGCGCACATCACTGACCGTCGGAGGGACAAAGCCGTGGAGGTCAAGATCGGCGTGCAGTACGCGCCCCGCGAGATCGTGCTCGAGAGCACCCAGAGTGCCGAGGAAGTCGAGCGCGCGGTGTCCGAGGCGCTGACCGGCAAGTCGCCGCTGCTGAGCCTCGTGGACGACCACGGCCGCAAGGTCCTGGTTCCGGCCGACCGCCTTGCGTACGTCGAGCTCGGTGAGCCGACCGCACGCAAGGTGGGCTTCAGCGCCCTGTAGTTCACGGGCGCTGCACGCAGGACGAACGACGAGAACGGCCCGGTGGTCACAACCACCGGGCCGTTCTCGTGTGTTGACGCGCGCCCACGCGCCGAGGGTCTGGAGGATTGCATTCCGGCCCCCAGGGGTAAGACCGGCTACGACCGTTTTGCACCTGGCCGCGAGGGAGGGAACACCCTGTGATTCTGGAAGCACTCGGCTCCGCACTGCTCGGTTTCGCCCTGGCATGGGGCGCGGCCCACCGACTGCCCCACCGGCTCCCGGCGCGCAGCCTGGTCCTGTCGACCGGCGCGGCGGGCGCGGTGATCGGATCCTTCGTCACGCACATGGCCCTGGGCGCGGGCCACACACCCGCCACGATCGCCGGCGCGGTAGCCGTGGCGGCAGCCCTACTCTCACTCCTGCTCCGCCCCAGCCGCTCCCACCTACGCCGTCGCTCAGCGACGGCGTAGGGGCGGGGGGGGGAACTGGCGGGGTCAGCGCCCGTAGGGGCGCGGGGAACTGCGCGACAAGCCACAGCACACCCGCAGGGGGAAATCCGCGAAACCCAGCGGAGCGCCTACGCCGCCAAGCCCAGCGCAGCCATCCGCTTCGTGTGCGCCTCAGTGATCCGAGAGAACATCCGCCCGACCTCGGCAAGGTCGAACCCATCGGCAACGCCCCCGACCAGCATGGTCGACAAGGCATCCCGATCGGCGACCACCCGCTGCGACTGCGAGAGCGCCTCGCCCATCAGGCGACGGGCCCACAGCGCGAGCCGCCCACCCACACGCGGATCCGCGTCGATCGCGGCCCGCACCTTCTCCACGGCGAAGCTCGCGTGCCCCGTGTCGTCGAGCACCCCGAGGACGAGACGCCGGGTGTCACCGTCGAGCCGCGCCGCCACCTCGCGGTAGAAGTCACTGGCGATCGAGTCACCCACGTACGCCTTGACCAGGCCCTCAAGCCAGTCGGACGGCGCCGTCTGACGGTGGAAGCCGTCGAGCGCGGCCACGAAGGGCTCCATCGCCTCGGTCGCGTCCGCGCCGATCGCGGAGAGCCGGTCCCGCAACTGCTCGAAGTGGTGGAATTCAGCCGACGCCATCTTCGCCAGCTCCGCCTTGTCGCCGAGCGTCGGCGCCAGCTTCGCGTCCTCCGCGAGCCGCTCGAACGCCGCGAGCTCTCCGTAGGCGAGCGCTCCGAGCAGGTCCACGACCGCGGCGCGGTAGTGCGGCTCGGCGGCGGCGGTCCTCCAGTCCTGGGCGGCGATTCCGGTGGGTTCGGCAGGCGTGTCAGCGGCGGTGTCAGGCGTCTCCATAAACCGCACAATAGCCCGCTCGCAGCAACGTGTAAGGGCCTGGTCAGTGACTGTGACGACGACTACGTGACCAATTCGCCAGACACGGCTGCGAGATTCCGGGGTACAGTGGTAATGCGCCCGCCGAATATTCGTCGGGCCGTACGAATGAGGATGCCCGGTCGGAGGCCCGATCGGCTCCGACCCGACAGCCCTCCAGGCGGCCCGCGCAGTGCGGACGGCACGAGGAGGGAACCTCAGCGGTACGAGCGCTCGAGCGCAGGCAGTGGTCCCGCGCCCCCGGCCCCGCCCCCCAAGCAGCCGGCGGTAGTGGCACGGTCACGACCCCCAGCGTTCGCCTCGGGCCGCGTCTCACAGAAGAGGCAATGCCCTGACTACGACTTTCCGCGATCTCGGAATTCTCTCCGAGACGGCCGAGGCCCTTGAGGCCGTCGGCATCATCAGCCCTTTCCCCATCCAAGAGATGACGCTGCCCGTAGCGCTCTCCGGCTCCGACGTCATCGGCCAGGCCAAGACCGGCACCGGCAAGACGCTCGGCTTCGGACTGCCGCTCCTGGAGCACGTCACCGTCCCCGCGGACGTCGAGGCGGGCCGGGCCAAGCCCGAGCAGCTGACCGACGCCCCGCAGGCGCTCATCGTCGTCCCCACGCGTGAGCTCTGCCAGCAGGTCACGAACGACCTCCTGACCGCCGGCAAGGCGCGGAACGTACGCGTCCTCGCCATATACGGCGGCCGTGCCTACGAGCCGCAGGTCGAGGCCCTCAAGAAGGGCATCGACATCGTCGTCGGCACGCCGGGTC
Protein-coding sequences here:
- a CDS encoding alpha/beta fold hydrolase yields the protein MSSTELPNVIAASVAPKPGAVGVAAGERLDSVPLPGLTLSVRSRPSVREGLPPALYVHGLGGSSQNWSALMPLLEDVVDCAALDLPGFGDSPPPDDGNYSVTGHARAVIRYLDARDDGPVHLIANSLGGAVTTRVAAVRPDLVRTLTLISPALPELRVQRTALPTGLLAVPGVARLFTRLTKDWTPEQRVSGVMALCYGDPGQVTPEGYSAAVREMERRLALPYMWDAMARSARGIVNAYTLGGQHGLWRQAERVLAPTLLIYGGRDLLVSYRMARKAAAAFRDSRLLTLPDAGHVAMMEYPDTVATAIRELLAETGELHASGHSGAGS
- a CDS encoding dipeptide ABC transporter ATP-binding protein; this translates as MSPVQSLVQVTGLVVDFGDVRAVDGLSFTLEKGAALGLVGESGSGKSTVASALLGLHRGTGAGVGGTVRVGGIDVQEASGEELRRLRGGTAAMVFQDPLSSLDPYYGVGDQIAEVYRVHTGASRRAARARAVEVLDRVGIPDAVRRARSRPHEFSGGMRQRALIAMALACEPELLIADEPTTALDVTVQAQILDLLHALRAETGMGLLLVTHDVGVAAESVDDVLVMRHGRAVERGPVREVLGAPEEAYTRELLGAVPRVDAPREAVSRAQGEVVLEAVGLRREFGRGKRAFAAVDGVSLTVRRGETLGIVGESGSGKTTLGRMLVGLLEPSAGEIRHGGGTEKPGGGTRAGVQMVFQDPVSSLNPRRGVGESIADPLRARGEGDDSVVRARVRDLMERVGLDPAYYGRYPHEFSGGQRQRVGIARALAAEPRIIVCDEPVSALDVTTQAQVTALLAELQEEYGLALVFIAHDLAVVRQVSDRVAVMRQGRIVEQGSVDEVYGSPQQAYTKQLLAAVPALDPEAAAQRRTARRELAAA
- a CDS encoding Ms4533A family Cys-rich leader peptide — translated: MSPRHASSRAALELALFGVTALCVSDIHCC
- a CDS encoding DUF3152 domain-containing protein; the protein is MGRHSRRGSADLADNTGNTNTDDIPSPQGARPPGPGTGRRRRAPGDGGTPAHGVPQATPPHGMPQATPSHGTPHVRGGHPEQREPGGGWGSGGPRMGAAYGAPGTRTGPPRVPGPRREYVDAFGEEFADEDLFAGGGATEALPTRAGEPPRDPYASVTDWDRAVDEDEEAHGDLWSGGADGAHGSGGADGADGEARDGKGGGKGRTFTGIAAAAVTTVLAVVVAGQVTDGPKDSAPKTQAAKGQGARDAGQDASRSDDRPTPPESAPATYETKMAKKYPLDAKLTASGDFEAMAGFDKAPGKGQKFRYRVDVEKGMGLDGELFASAVQKTLNDDRSWAHGGGRTFERISSGKPDFVITLASPGTTGTWCAKSGLDTLEENVSCDSAATDRVMINAYRWAQGAKTYGDRIHPYRQMLINHEVGHRLGFNHTDCTKDGDLAPVMQQQTKFLDHDGIKCKANPWAFPKS
- a CDS encoding ABC transporter substrate-binding protein — protein: MRQSSVIARRVAAASVSLVLAAGAAACAGPEDNDAGSGGADGKPAKGGTLTVLNSDPQVDFDPARLYTSGGGNVPSLVFRTLTTRNREDGAKGSEVVPDLATDLGKSSKNATVWTYTLKKGLKYEDGSPITSADVKYGIERSFAGELSGGAPYLRDWLIGGDKYAGPYKDKSGKGLESIETPDERTIVFHLNKPEGEFPYLATQTQFTPVPKSKDKGTKYEEHPISSGPYKVVKNENDGERLTLERNPHWSAKTDPERKAYPDKIDVRSGLNSSVINQRLSAGQGADAAAVTTDTNLGPAELAKVTGDKALASRVGTGHFGYTNYLAFNPKVKPFDDPKVRQAISYAVDRSSVVNAAGGSSLAEPATTYLPNQKSFGYTKYDHFPAGKAGNPKKAKELLKEAGHKDGLTITLTHSNAKDFETSPEIATAIQDALKKAGITVKLEGLEDNDYKDKVHSAKDEPGLFLAHWGADWPSGGPFLAPIFDGRQIVKDGANFNTGFLDDKSVNDEIDEINKLTDLDAAAKRWGALDKKIGEQALTVPLFHPVYKRLYGKDVKNIVISDWTGVLDISQVAVK
- a CDS encoding ABC transporter permease; this translates as MTGFLLRRSVGALVTLLAISVIIYAVFYVAPGDVAQITCGPRCSPAQVAQVSAQLRLDDPVYVRYWDFLQGIFVGQDYSTGTGVEHCDAPCLGLSYQSDQQVTQLILAKLPVTGSLALGAMVMWLILGVGTGVLSAWRRGRVTERVLTAVTLAGTATPVFVIGLLLMIVVCGQLNWLPFPQYVAFTDDPQQWAWNLLLPWLSLALIEAAKYARLTRASMLETLADDHVRTFRAYGVGERSIIGRHALRGAVAPVIALSANDFGSMFGGAVLSETLFGLPGMGRELVHAVKVVDLPVVVGMVLVTGFFVVLANAVADVLYAVADRRVVLS
- a CDS encoding ABC transporter permease — its product is MSEALLASEAGTGAAAPAPTSGARQFWRRLRAQRAALVAASVVALLVLVALGAPLLTAIEGQDPSTYHPDLIDSGRGGVPIGSFGGISAEHWLGVEPQTGRDLFARLVHGARVSLGVALAATLVQVLLGVGIGIAAGLGNRLVDQVLSRATDVIVAMPLMVLSLALMAIVPSGFPRPVLVALVIGLVAWGSTAKIVRAQTITLKELDYVAAARLSGWSTWRIARRELLPGLAAPVITYAALLVPMNITVEAALSFLGVGVKPPTASWGQMLTSADIWYQAAPQYLLLPAGALFVTVLALTVLGDGVRTALDPRAASRLRIGTGRKREGKA